The region CCGCCCGCAGGACGGTATAGCATGTCTTGAAAAATCTATCGAATTTTTTGACCAAACTGACCACGCACTGAATAGCGTCATCGCCTATAACAATATGGGCATGAACCTCGTCCTGATCGGCGAATGGGAAAAAGCTGAGTCGATGATTAACCGGGCTCTCGAGATAGCCGAGCGGGAAAATTATGTTCATGTCGCCGGTATCTATGATTCGCTGGGCGAGTTGAACATTCTCCGCGAAGATCTCGTCGAAGCCGAAAAATGGCTGCACAGAGCAATTGAATTTGCACAGCAGCGCAAGCATGCGTGGTACACAGTTCAGCCAATGCGCAGCCTGGCTCGATGCTACCTCGCTCAGGGTAAGTTCAAGAAGGCGATCGAAAAAGCTCGTGAGACTATTGATTTTTCGATTGAACTTGGGACAAAAGCATATGCGGATATGGCCCGCTTGATCCTTGCTGAAAGCTACCTAAGCCAAAGTGGTCTCGAAGAATATGAAAATGCACTGGCCGAGATGGAGGAAGGCGACACTCCAACAGATTTTTTTGTCCTCGGCAACATTCAGCGGATCAGAGGGCTTGCTGCCCTTGCCGAAGAGGATACCGAAATGGCAATTCATCATTTCAGCCGTGGATTAACCATTTTCGAAGCAGCCGAGGATCTGTATCACACCGGCATCCTCCATTTTTTGCTTGGATCTCACCTCGATGCTAGAAATTCTGTCCGGGCAAGACGCCACCTAATATCGGCCCTGGATATCTTTAAAAAACTTGGTATTGCGTCCTATATTGCGCGGATCGGTAAGGAACTAGAAAGAGTAGAAAAAGATTCGGTGTCAACCGGAAATTCCGCATCAGAAAAGCGGTCAAATTCCGTTGTTTCACAGCTCCTGACCGTGCGTTTGGCTGAAGCCACTGCCTCACGCGAATTGATGTTTCGAGAGCTTGTCGCCGTTCTCCAACAGGACAGCAATGCCAGCAAGATCGCGCTCGCCCAGTTCAACGATCAGAAACAGCTCTATCCTTTTATTACTCACGGGTATTCTCCGCAGGAAAGCAACGACCTGATCAAAAAATTTAGCGAAGCTCGGACAAAGGGCGAGGAAAAAACCTTCGCACGCACAAAGAACATTGCGGTCTTTCCACTTCATGGCTCAGCGGCATCACCGGCCTTTTTGCTTATGAGTCCCGCATCCGGCGCTGTTTTGAGCGATAACAGCTCACTAGCCCCTTTGCTTCGTGTCGTCGAACTCGGTATGGACGTGATCGCACTTCGCGAAAGAGATAAATCTTCACCAACCGAACACGAATCTTCGCCGTACACGTCCAATAGCCTAATGCCGGGCTTTATTCATTCGTCGCTGGCGATGACGGAGCTGGTCGAGGAGGTATATAAGATACGCTCGTCCGATGTGACTGTTCTTGTAACGGGTGAATCGGGAACCGGTAAGGAACTAGTCTCGCGTGCGATCCACACCCTCTCTAACAGAAAGGATAAGATCTTTGTGCCATTTAATTGCACCGCCGTTCCAAAGGAACTTGCTGAAGGGCATCTATTTGGTTACAAAAAAGGTGCGTTTACCGGAGCTGTCGAAGATTCGCCCGGCATGATCCGCACCGCTGACGGCGGAACGCTTTTCCTGGACGAGGTTGGTGATTTGCCTATCGACGTCCAACCAAAACTTCTGCGTTTTCTGCAGGAAGGTGAGATACAGCCGCTCGGCGACAAAAAACCGCTAAAGGTCGATGTCCGTATCATCGCCGCGACCAATATGCCGTTAGAGGAAAAGGTTGCTGACGGTACATTTCGCGAGGACCTTTACTATAGGCTAAATGTAATTCGGCTGCGTGTGCCGCCGCTTCGTGAACGTCGATCAGAGATACCGCCGATCGTAAACTACTACATCAATCATTACTCGTCGCGGTTTGGAAAACACAATATTAGTTTTACGCCACAGACGATCGATCTGATGATGGTTTGCAACTGGCAGGGAAATGTCCGGCAGCTTTGCAACGAAATACAGCGAATCATCGCCCGTGCGGTCGATAATGAGGTCGTCACACCTGACCATCTTTCGCCTGAATTAAAACGAAGTGCTCAACCTTTAACGCCGTTCGACACGGGTTCAAATATTAAGCCGATCGCATCGTATGACGGAGTGATTTCTCCCTTTACAAATATCCCCGAGGGCGGCACTCTGGAAAATGCAGTCTCCGAACTCGAAATGCAACTCATTCGCGCCTCGCTCACACGCCACCGCTGGAACATCTCCCGAGTCGCCAACGAACTCGGCCTCACAAGACGCGGACTTTATCTAAAATTAGCCCGCTACGGAATCGAAAAAGCTGCTTGATCTACACTAGTCAGCCAACGCAGTTAGTTCCTTTACGATTCCCGTCAAAGCGTCAACTACGATATCAACCTCATCTTCAGTATTTAAGCGTCCAAGCGAAAATCGTATTGACCCCATTGCATAGGAATACGGAACATTCATCGCCTGAAGGACAGACGATGCTGTGTGGTCATGCGAATGACAGGCAGAGCCGGTCGAGATGCAGATGCCGAGTTCGTCGAGTTTGTGCATGATCATTTCTCCGTTCGTATTTTCAAACGAAATGCACGATGTGTTGGGCAGGCGTTTTGACGTGTCGCTAGTGCCGTTGAGGCGAGAATTTGAAATATCCTTTAGGATCCCGTTTTCCAAACGGTCACGTAATTCTCTGACCTTTTCCATCGGCGACATATCTTTGACAAATTCTGCAGCTGCAGCCATTCCGACGATCTGGTGCGTTGCGGGGGTTCCGGCACGCCGACCGCCTTCCTGTCCGCCGCCGATAAAGAACGAAGGCAATTCGACGCCTTCTCGGATGTACAACGTCCCAATTCCTTTCGGGCCGTAGAACTTATGCGCGGCTGCGGAGAACAGATCGATCGTTGTGTTCTTCAGGTCAATTGAAATTTTGCCAACAGCGTTTATACCGTCAACGTGAAACAGAGCATCAGATTTTTCCTTAATGATCTCACCAATCTCTTTGACCGGAAAAAGGATTCCAGTTTCGTTGTTTGCAAGCATTACCGACACGACCGCTGTCTTTTCGTTGAGAGCTGAACGCAAAGCATCGAGATCTAAGTTGCCGTCTTCGTCCACATCGAGCCATGTCACGCGATGTGATACTCCGTCGAGGTTTTGACAGACTTTTCGGACGGCTTCGTGTTCGACTCGGGTTGTGATTATATGATCTTTTTCGGGTGCAGCCTTTACAGCGCCAATGATCGCCCAATTATCGCTCTCGGTGCCGCATGATGTAAAAACAATTTCATCAGCAATGCGTGCGCCAAGCAAGTCGGCAATGCTTTGTCGGGCAGATTTGACGGCTTGAAGCGATTTCTGTCCAAATGAGTGGCCTGAGGATGAATTAGCGTAAGACGAACCAAGATACGGTAACATTGCATCCAAAACTTGTGGAACGACCTGCGTAGTCGCATTGTTGTCAAAATAGATCATAAAAACTTGAAAGTAGAACCCGCTCAATTTACCATTTGCGGTTAAACAATTACAATTACGGTTACCTTGGACGCAATACTAAAAATTACAGAGCCAACCGGCAGAACGTGGGAAGTAAAACTTGTCCACGCCAAAACCTATTCGATCGGGCGTGCAAGAGAGAATGATATTGTCCTCGACGACCGGCGAGTGTCAAGAAAGCACGCCTTTATTTTCGGCGATGGCAAAACATTTAAGGTTATCGACGGCCATCTCGAAAATGGCCAGCTCATCCGCAGCGTCAATCACGTTTTTGTAAACGGAAATATTCAGATCCAGTGTCCACTCACCGCTGATGACGTCATTACTATCGGGGAGAGCAAGCTGAGATTTCTCGTTGGTGTGGGTGATTCTGACGTTGTTTTGGAAAACGATCCGATTCCCCAATTAGCCGTTACCGCCGAGCATGATGCTGGGACTGAAAAGTCGCAGCCTATTAATTACGACGATGCTCCACTTGGCCATACGCAGGTTCAGATCTCGGTGAATGACCTTATTGGCCGGCGTTCAAGCTTGTCACTTGAGAATGCTGTTGCGACACCTGAGGAGATCAAGGATCTTCGGCGAAAAGCAAAAATACTCGGGCTTCTCTTTGAAATGAGCAAAACGTTGGGCACCGTCTTTGATCTTGAAGAGATATTTGAGCGAGCGACTGACCTTATCTTTCGCGGAACTCCGGCCGATCGCGTTGTGGCCCTGCTGACAGATGAAAATGACAATTCGGTTTCGTTCGATCTCAGCCTGTATCAGATCGGAGCCAAAACGCGCGAAGAAAGCATAAAGAAATTGACCGATAAACTAACCGTCAGCCGGACGATCACGCAAAAAGTAATGCGCGACCGCGTTGCGATCCTGTCGCAGGACGCAAAGACTGACGAGCAATTTCAAGGCGCAGAGTCGATCGTCGCGCAAGGCGTTCGCTCAACGATCTGTGCTCCGTTGATAACGCAATCGAGCGTTCACGGAGTTCTTTACGCCGATAGGCTTGATCCATTTGCAGCGTTTTCGCCGGACCATTTAGAGTTGATCAGCGCAGTGGCGGCGCAAACAGCGGTAACAGTCGAAACCGTGAAAGCCCACAAGCGCCTTGCCCGCGAAGAAGTTGCACGTGCTAATTACAGCCGCTTCATGCCTGAGTATGTCGTAAAACAGCTTCTCGAAAACCCCGATTCATTCCGTCTAGGCGGTGCCAATCAGACGATCACCGTTCTCTTTGCCGACATTCGCGGATTTACCTCGTTGTCGGAAAATGAGAATCCGGAAAAGGTTGTCGGTTTGTTAAATCTCTACTTTTCCGCAATGACCGAGATAATTTTCGAGCATGGCGGAACGCTTGATAAATATATCGGTGACGAATTGATGGCTTTGTTCGGAGCACCTACCGCAACGCCGGAAGATGCGAGAAATGCTCTCAAAGCCGCTGCAGCAATGCAGAAAAGGCTTATTACTCTAAACACGGAATTGGTCGATCTCGGCTTCTCGCAGATCGCGGTTGGCATCGGCCTTCATACCGGCGAAGCCACTATCGGCTACATTGGCTCCGAGCGGCGTTCTGAGTACACAGCGATCGGCGACACTGTTAATCTTGCTTCACGTCTCCAGTCAAATGCAGCCGGCGGACAGATACTTGTCAGCGAAGCAACCGCCCAAGCGGCGGGAGCTGTATTCCCGTTAACAAAACGAGAACCGCTCGTTGTAAAAAATCGCTTGCAACCGGTAGACCTATTTGAAGTAAAATGGGTCTGACGTTAGCGCAAATTTCAAATAGACATATAATCAATCATTGCGGCTAATAGACCCGTATGCTGAAGATCTCATCATTAAGAAAACTGGTTACTGATTCGATGGCTATCGATCTCGGAACGGCGAGCACGATCATCGCCGTTAAGGGCCGAGGTGTCGTGCTCGACGAGCCTTCGCTGGTTGCAATCAACGAACAAAAAGACGAAATAATCGCCTACGGCTCGGAAGCAGCCGAGATGCGTGGACGGGAAGGCCGGGACCTTGTCGTGGTAGCCCCGCTTAGCGGCGGCGTGGTTGGCGATTTTGAACGCACAAAGAAGATGCTTGCCCATTTTGTCAAAAAGGCAAAAACGGGCGGTTCGAGTATCTCGGTCCAGGCCGTGATGAGCATGACCTCAGATGTTACGCACGTCGAGCAGCGCGCGCTTTTTAACGCCGCCGAAGATGCTCATATAGGCAAGGTCTTCATGATGGAAGAAGGCCTGGCTGCTGCATTTGGCGCGGGCGTTCTGCCGACTGACAAACGTGCTTCGGCGATCGTTGACATCGGCGCAGGCACAACAAATATTGCGATCGTCGCAAAAGGCTCTATTGTTCATTCGACATCCGACCGGCTCGGCAGCAATGAAATTAACGAAAACCTTGCAACGCATCTCCGCCGTCATCGCGGATTGCAGGTCGGCTTTGAAACCACTGAACTGCTAAAGACGACATTTTCATCGACATTTCTTCCTGATGATATTTCCAAAACGATCACCATTCGCGGACGCGATATTCAAACCGGCAGTCCGGGAGCCGTCGACATTACGTTGGGCGAAGTCTATCCGATTGTCGAAAGCGTGGTGCGTCGTATAGCTCTTCGTGTTAAAGATACGCTTACCGAACTTCGCCCCGAGGTCGCGGCTGATATCTACGACCGAGGCGTCATCCTTACCGGCGGCGGAGCCCTGCTCGAAGGTATAGACCGATACATGCGAGGGTCGATCAATCTTCCTATCACCATTCCCGAGGAGCCGCGATACGCAACCGTCAACGGCCTCGTCAAAATGTTCGAGGACGAAAAACTGCTGGAACGTGTCTCACGCAATGAGCTTGGAGTATTCCAACACGGCGAAATTCCCTTCGAAGCCTAACCTTAATCTGTTTCATTGTTGTGTTATTCTTATGGCAATAGACGCTTAGATTGGCACATTTGTGTCGAGCAGGCTTAGCCGGAGAGATGCAGATCACGAATTACATTCCGACGATAAATACGCTGCGAAATGTCCTTGACATAGCGCTCGTTTTTATCATTGTCTATGTCGTCCTTAAGCTGCTGCGTGGAACGCGCGCTGTGCCGACGGTCGTAGGTATGGTGATACTGGCGCTGCTGTATTGGTTTGCTGTTGCGCAGGAGCTTTCCACGTTGGAATTCGTGCTTCGATACGCAGTAGGGTTTATCGGCATCGCGATCATCGTTCTTTTTCAGTCAGAGATCAGGCAAGCTCTGATTTACTTCGCCAACCGGTTTCGCTTTCCGATATTGAAGCGTCAGCGCGGGCAATTTGGGGGCAGCGTTTATGACGAGATCGTGCTTGCGATGACAACGCTTGCGACCGAAAAGACCGGTGCGCTGATAGTGATCGAGCGAAACATCGGCCTGCGAAATTTTATCGACGCAGGCGTGCAGCTAGATGCAAAGATAAGTTACGATCTGATCGTTTCGATCTTTAATCCTTCATCGCCGCTTCACGACGGAGCGGTGGTTATCCAAAACGAAAGACTTGCCGCCGCATCAGTTTTTCTGCCGCTGACAAAAAATCCAGAGATCTCCCGCGAACTCGGCACGCGTCACCGCGCCGCGATCGGCGTCACCGAAGGCTCCGACGCGATCTCGCTCGTCGTCTCGGAAGAAACAGGCCTGATAACCTACGTCGAAGCCGGCGAAGTGAGGCGAAATCTCGATACGACCCAGCTTCGCAAACTGTTGCTCGACGCGATGGAAATTCCGCTTATTGAAACCCGCTCGGAAAGAAGATTCACCACAGAGAGCACAGAGAACACAGAGATTGTTTAAAGAAAGAAATTTGCCTTGGTTCTGGACTTCAACGTAAGATTGTTGCGTGACGTAATAAAACGATTGGTAAATCAAGTATCTCTGTGCCCTCTGTGTTCTCTGTGGTGGATTCAGTTTTTGCAAAACAAATCATTAGAAAGGTCTTTCTTGAAGATTGGGGGCTTAAGCTGATCGCGCTTGTCATCACGCTCGCGCTTTGGTTCGGCGTTACGGGTTTGAGTACGCCGACGACAAAACGTTTTACGATCCCGCTCAATTTGAATATTTCCAGCAGCGCGCAGATCGTAAATGCTCCGCTGCAAGAGGTCGAGATCGAGGTCAACGGCGACAAACGCAAGGTCGAGCAGATCAATCGCACGGAACTCGCCGCTTCACTGGACCTGACCGATGTCGAGCCTGGTGACCGAGTAATTTTGCTGTCGCCTGAGAGCGTTTTTGTTCCGCTGCCGCAAGGCGTCAAATTGGTCGAGGTCGCCCCGAGCCGCATCGCCGTCAATCTCGAGGCCGTCGAAGAAAAAGACCTCGAGGTAAAGACGATCACTACCGGCGAACCAGCCCCAGGTTACGAGGTTTACAGCACTACCGTGTTACCGCCGAATGTTAAAGTTCGCGGCCCGGCAAGCATCGTCCGCATTCTCGAATACGTCCAGACCGACAAGATCAATCTGACCGGTAAAAAAGATGAGTTCACGGCAAAACAAGTGCCCGTCGTCGCCCCAAATCCAAAGGCTGCCGTTCTCAATACGTTTGTCGATGTTATATTCAAGATCGGCGAGAAACGCATCGAGCGTTCATTTTCAATACCAGTTGCCGACGCGCCCCGCAAGACCGTCAACTTCACGATCTATGGCCCGCGAACCTCACTTTCAAAAGTTCGTGTCGATGATTTTAAGGTTGAGTTCGATGGCGAGACGCCGCGGATCATCGTGCCCGATGAGCTTCAGAATGTTGTCGAAGTGAAAAATGTCAAAGTCAGAACCGGGAGCAGCAGCGACCGGATTCCCTAACGGCGCTCACAACCACTCCCGAATATCCGCACGCATCTCGTCTGTTATTTCGTGTTTTGCTGAGTAGTGTTTTGAACGGTAATGCGGCAGCATCGCCGTCAGCTTTTCGTTGAATGCCGCAAACTGTTCCTGCGTGTAAAACTCATCATCGTCGCCGTAAAGATATAACGTCTCTGCCGAGAAAGGTTTGTAGATAGGATTTGTATCGAGGTCGCCCGGAATGCCGCCGCAGACACCGATGATTCCACTCAACACGTCTGGATAGGTAAACGCAAAACGAAAATTCAAAGCGCACGCCTGCGAAAATCCGTACATAAAAACTCTATCGGGGTCGACCAGTCCATCGCCTACGAGTTTGTCTATCACATCGAGCACAAACTTATGATGCAGCCCGACGTGCTGCTCCGGCCTCTCGTCCGAAAGCCAGCCGTAACCGATCCTATAACCGCCGTCCGGCAAAGCCCGATAATGCGGATGCGGAGCCTGTATCGAAGCAACGACAAACCCGTCGCCCGCAACCGCTCGAGCCTCACGCATCATATACCGCTTATGCGCCCCATACCCATGCACCGCGATCAACAACGGCGCTGGTTTTGATAAATTTTCAGGAATAAAAAGGTCGTAATAAAGCTCGATCTGCGCCGTTAAGGACAGATCAGTTTGCAGGTCATCAAGGCCCATATCGTTTATTGCTTTCCACTTCAGTTATCAGTTATTAGTTACTACCTATTCACTGCGACGCCTGCGTCGCTTGTGCGTCTCGCGGCCTCCGCCAAAGTACACAAAGATCATCACGATCAGATGAGCCGCAAACCAGATGTTCTCATAGCCCATGTTTTGATAAATGTAGATCAGTATCAAAATGCGCGGAGTAAATATCCCAAGCAGCAGATCGCCCCACTGCGGCACACTATTCGCCGGAAACAGCCCCGGAAACAATAACAAATACACCACCATCACAACCCGCGGTGCAAAAAGCGAAAACAACAAAAAATAAAAATCCATCTTACGGCGAGAATATTCTCAACGCGGGTTACTGTCAAGGGAAATCGCAAATTGCGGCTGTGACTGTCCGAATGCGGAAGCCCGCACGAAGTAAGGGCGTTCGTTACCCTCAATTAAGTAGGTCACAGCTCCCGGTTCTGACTTTTATCGCGGTTGCGGTAGTGGTTTCGGACGCGTTTAGAGACGCGCGCCGTTCGGAGGTCGAGGACGAGGATGCCGTCTTCGTTGATGTCGGCGTCGTAGAAGCGGACGGTTTGCGGGAGGTCAACGCGGTATTCGCGAGTCAGGCGGTGGCCGCGGACCATTTTGGAGCCGGTGCGCTTGTTGACCGAGCGTGTCGGATAGGCGTTTTTCGTCCCGAGCGTTGCCGGCTTTAGGCCGATGCGCCTGTTGGTCTTGTCAAAATAGATCACAAACGCCGGCGGCTCTTCCAGTATCTGATACGTCACCCGGCTCATCATTATATCGCCCATAGGATTCATCGTTACATGTATCCCCGCATACTGCGGCATCACATCCCCCCGCGGAACCTCTTGCCAATCTGCTCTCATAATAGGGCTATTGTTTCATAGATAGGATGCCGCTGTCAAGTCCGAGGCAAAAAATAATTCCCGCCGCCCGCCTGCTTCAACAGCTCGTCGTTCATCGTAAATCCCTTCACGATATACTCCCGCAACCGCTGCGTCGCCCAAATTCGAAACCGAGTAGCTATCCCACTTTTGACCCGATATCCGACTGAGAGGATCATATCGAGGTTATAGTGAGCAAGCTCACGCTGAACCTCACGATTGCCCTCTTTACGAACTAACAAGAAATCCTTGTGAGTTGCTTCCGGCGTCAACTCGTTTTCTTCGTAAATGTTCTGTATGTGTTGGCTTATGTTTTTGCTGGGTAGTCTGAAACAACTCCGCCATCATCGGCTGAGTCAACCAAACAGTCTCGTCCTCCAACCGCGTCTGAATCTGCGTCCGACCGTCGTCCGTTTGATATATGACAAGTTCGCTTTTATCTGCTGTCATTCCGCACTACCTATGAATTGTTTCCTTTGATTACCTTGTAAAAATACTTATTTCCTATGAGATATTGAACTAATCTTTCCGCCACAATATTTCCGTGAGCCTTTTCCATTCGTCGAAGCTCATCACGGAATGCGGAGAGGATTGGAACATATACTGACGAGTGATAGTCGCCAAGCGTTGCCCAAGTCTTGCGACGCAAACCTTCGCGGCTGAGAGTGAAGGCGGAGCGGGTCAGAACCGGGAGCGATAGCGACTGGGTTCTTTTACCACCAGTCGAAGTCAGGTAATTTGTCACCTTGTTCGTTATTTACATAGTTGCAGGCTTCCCAGATACTCTTTTCGTTCCAGAGATTTCGCTTGCTGCCTTTGTCAGCCCAAGGAGAGTGTTCGTGGATCCACAATCGGTCTTCCCGAAGTTGCCGCGTAGCGTTGG is a window of Chloracidobacterium sp. DNA encoding:
- a CDS encoding rod shape-determining protein; protein product: MLKISSLRKLVTDSMAIDLGTASTIIAVKGRGVVLDEPSLVAINEQKDEIIAYGSEAAEMRGREGRDLVVVAPLSGGVVGDFERTKKMLAHFVKKAKTGGSSISVQAVMSMTSDVTHVEQRALFNAAEDAHIGKVFMMEEGLAAAFGAGVLPTDKRASAIVDIGAGTTNIAIVAKGSIVHSTSDRLGSNEINENLATHLRRHRGLQVGFETTELLKTTFSSTFLPDDISKTITIRGRDIQTGSPGAVDITLGEVYPIVESVVRRIALRVKDTLTELRPEVAADIYDRGVILTGGGALLEGIDRYMRGSINLPITIPEEPRYATVNGLVKMFEDEKLLERVSRNELGVFQHGEIPFEA
- a CDS encoding sigma 54-interacting transcriptional regulator, translating into MKREQSTTSSLPRQARGSAAAARAISFESIDAVFRSVGQKLREGQSGEAEKILVKTIEGYDHTPDNLANLTRLLSFTLETIGRYKESLETIKPFAEDENLSQLGSETQVKVTTQVAIAYSNTGDQPKAITLLKENRQKSDENELWHLSGSIEIALARVYRKLSEYPICRDYALKALDHFRDTADWLGMAESYREIANSYHQEGNSERSLENFELGINIIGENSAPFMLGKLYTDMSGAYWFLRRPQDGIACLEKSIEFFDQTDHALNSVIAYNNMGMNLVLIGEWEKAESMINRALEIAERENYVHVAGIYDSLGELNILREDLVEAEKWLHRAIEFAQQRKHAWYTVQPMRSLARCYLAQGKFKKAIEKARETIDFSIELGTKAYADMARLILAESYLSQSGLEEYENALAEMEEGDTPTDFFVLGNIQRIRGLAALAEEDTEMAIHHFSRGLTIFEAAEDLYHTGILHFLLGSHLDARNSVRARRHLISALDIFKKLGIASYIARIGKELERVEKDSVSTGNSASEKRSNSVVSQLLTVRLAEATASRELMFRELVAVLQQDSNASKIALAQFNDQKQLYPFITHGYSPQESNDLIKKFSEARTKGEEKTFARTKNIAVFPLHGSAASPAFLLMSPASGAVLSDNSSLAPLLRVVELGMDVIALRERDKSSPTEHESSPYTSNSLMPGFIHSSLAMTELVEEVYKIRSSDVTVLVTGESGTGKELVSRAIHTLSNRKDKIFVPFNCTAVPKELAEGHLFGYKKGAFTGAVEDSPGMIRTADGGTLFLDEVGDLPIDVQPKLLRFLQEGEIQPLGDKKPLKVDVRIIAATNMPLEEKVADGTFREDLYYRLNVIRLRVPPLRERRSEIPPIVNYYINHYSSRFGKHNISFTPQTIDLMMVCNWQGNVRQLCNEIQRIIARAVDNEVVTPDHLSPELKRSAQPLTPFDTGSNIKPIASYDGVISPFTNIPEGGTLENAVSELEMQLIRASLTRHRWNISRVANELGLTRRGLYLKLARYGIEKAA
- a CDS encoding YbbR-like domain-containing protein, with the protein product MVDSVFAKQIIRKVFLEDWGLKLIALVITLALWFGVTGLSTPTTKRFTIPLNLNISSSAQIVNAPLQEVEIEVNGDKRKVEQINRTELAASLDLTDVEPGDRVILLSPESVFVPLPQGVKLVEVAPSRIAVNLEAVEEKDLEVKTITTGEPAPGYEVYSTTVLPPNVKVRGPASIVRILEYVQTDKINLTGKKDEFTAKQVPVVAPNPKAAVLNTFVDVIFKIGEKRIERSFSIPVADAPRKTVNFTIYGPRTSLSKVRVDDFKVEFDGETPRIIVPDELQNVVEVKNVKVRTGSSSDRIP
- a CDS encoding aminotransferase class V-fold PLP-dependent enzyme, with product MIYFDNNATTQVVPQVLDAMLPYLGSSYANSSSGHSFGQKSLQAVKSARQSIADLLGARIADEIVFTSCGTESDNWAIIGAVKAAPEKDHIITTRVEHEAVRKVCQNLDGVSHRVTWLDVDEDGNLDLDALRSALNEKTAVVSVMLANNETGILFPVKEIGEIIKEKSDALFHVDGINAVGKISIDLKNTTIDLFSAAAHKFYGPKGIGTLYIREGVELPSFFIGGGQEGGRRAGTPATHQIVGMAAAAEFVKDMSPMEKVRELRDRLENGILKDISNSRLNGTSDTSKRLPNTSCISFENTNGEMIMHKLDELGICISTGSACHSHDHTASSVLQAMNVPYSYAMGSIRFSLGRLNTEDEVDIVVDALTGIVKELTALAD
- a CDS encoding HaeIII family restriction endonuclease → MTNKVTNYLTSTGGKRTQSLSLPVLTRSAFTLSREGLRRKTWATLGDYHSSVYVPILSAFRDELRRMEKAHGNIVAERLVQYLIGNKYFYKVIKGNNS
- a CDS encoding FHA domain-containing protein, translating into MDAILKITEPTGRTWEVKLVHAKTYSIGRARENDIVLDDRRVSRKHAFIFGDGKTFKVIDGHLENGQLIRSVNHVFVNGNIQIQCPLTADDVITIGESKLRFLVGVGDSDVVLENDPIPQLAVTAEHDAGTEKSQPINYDDAPLGHTQVQISVNDLIGRRSSLSLENAVATPEEIKDLRRKAKILGLLFEMSKTLGTVFDLEEIFERATDLIFRGTPADRVVALLTDENDNSVSFDLSLYQIGAKTREESIKKLTDKLTVSRTITQKVMRDRVAILSQDAKTDEQFQGAESIVAQGVRSTICAPLITQSSVHGVLYADRLDPFAAFSPDHLELISAVAAQTAVTVETVKAHKRLAREEVARANYSRFMPEYVVKQLLENPDSFRLGGANQTITVLFADIRGFTSLSENENPEKVVGLLNLYFSAMTEIIFEHGGTLDKYIGDELMALFGAPTATPEDARNALKAAAAMQKRLITLNTELVDLGFSQIAVGIGLHTGEATIGYIGSERRSEYTAIGDTVNLASRLQSNAAGGQILVSEATAQAAGAVFPLTKREPLVVKNRLQPVDLFEVKWV
- a CDS encoding TIGR00159 family protein, with product MQITNYIPTINTLRNVLDIALVFIIVYVVLKLLRGTRAVPTVVGMVILALLYWFAVAQELSTLEFVLRYAVGFIGIAIIVLFQSEIRQALIYFANRFRFPILKRQRGQFGGSVYDEIVLAMTTLATEKTGALIVIERNIGLRNFIDAGVQLDAKISYDLIVSIFNPSSPLHDGAVVIQNERLAAASVFLPLTKNPEISRELGTRHRAAIGVTEGSDAISLVVSEETGLITYVEAGEVRRNLDTTQLRKLLLDAMEIPLIETRSERRFTTESTENTEIV